Proteins encoded by one window of Coleofasciculus chthonoplastes PCC 7420:
- a CDS encoding WD40 repeat domain-containing protein: MQSSLRDAIGDVRERNRLKGHQDWVISVAFSPDGQTIVSGSLDKTIRLWRGGNWQDWLNVACNNLINHPIFIAPATLLDEDSEKFNWAKDARSTCQTSVWNKTENAQFQVNQGRAMAREGDIEGANAKFQQAQKLSAKINLPTSEQVAGWAAEGLINQGKKQVEEGNVQDALAAYDKAQRIDPTWQISAQSWNTLCRYGSLHKEAATVMDACEKAVALAPKNGNFRNSRGLARALTGDNQGAIEDFQAFIEWADSESYEEDIKQRQGWIDALKAGKNPFTEEELENLLR, encoded by the coding sequence GTGCAGTCTAGTTTACGGGATGCGATCGGCGATGTCAGAGAACGGAATCGGCTCAAAGGACATCAGGATTGGGTCATCTCAGTGGCATTTAGCCCGGATGGTCAAACCATTGTCAGTGGTAGTTTGGACAAAACAATACGCCTGTGGCGCGGTGGCAATTGGCAGGATTGGCTCAATGTGGCGTGCAATAATTTAATCAATCATCCCATCTTCATCGCTCCGGCAACTTTGCTTGACGAGGACTCAGAAAAGTTTAACTGGGCTAAAGATGCTCGCTCTACCTGTCAAACCTCAGTCTGGAACAAAACGGAAAATGCCCAATTTCAGGTCAATCAAGGTCGAGCCATGGCGCGAGAGGGGGATATAGAAGGCGCTAATGCCAAATTCCAACAAGCCCAAAAACTGTCTGCCAAAATCAATCTTCCCACTTCAGAACAAGTTGCAGGATGGGCGGCTGAGGGTTTGATCAATCAGGGTAAGAAACAAGTAGAAGAGGGTAACGTCCAGGACGCTCTGGCTGCTTATGATAAAGCACAAAGGATCGATCCAACTTGGCAAATTTCTGCACAGTCTTGGAATACCCTTTGTCGGTACGGCAGTCTGCACAAAGAGGCGGCTACAGTTATGGATGCTTGTGAAAAGGCTGTAGCACTTGCGCCTAAAAATGGAAACTTTCGGAATAGTCGTGGGCTTGCCAGGGCGCTGACGGGGGACAACCAAGGAGCAATTGAGGATTTTCAGGCATTTATAGAGTGGGCTGATTCGGAGAGTTATGAGGAGGATATAAAACAACGGCAAGGCTGGATTGATGCCCTCAAGGCAGGGAAGAATCCTTTCACAGAGGAGGAGCTTGAAAATTTGTTAAGGTAA
- a CDS encoding UPF0175 family protein: MSIIITDEILTATRMTEAEMRQEIAIMLFQKEKFTLAQASRFAGMHRIAFQHLLASRQIPVHYSAEDFEQDIHNLREMGRL; encoded by the coding sequence ATGAGCATTATCATCACTGACGAAATACTGACAGCAACCCGAATGACTGAAGCTGAAATGAGGCAAGAAATCGCGATCATGCTGTTTCAGAAGGAAAAGTTCACCCTTGCCCAAGCCAGTCGATTTGCTGGGATGCATCGCATTGCCTTTCAACACCTTCTCGCTAGTCGGCAAATCCCAGTGCATTACAGTGCAGAGGATTTTGAACAAGATATCCATAACTTACGGGAGATGGGCAGACTTTGA
- a CDS encoding DUF3038 domain-containing protein has product MRSTLKTPTSSHAWQDLPLAQVPDSLQLDNIKTQLDLILMALEALAGIGSEAMLQAAADLNLESVVSDRVGLWRLRQSNPQRKSSGGRKKLDVEEARSLVLIICHLAKQHQELIRRAVTLLEQMTEQNSEPHRTALLGDYLDTFVNTYQERMEQGDEVSMDVLNQLAFKLLIDLLFYSDSHGHRRLWLALLGSASA; this is encoded by the coding sequence ATGCGCTCTACCCTAAAGACGCCAACCTCGTCTCACGCTTGGCAGGATTTGCCCCTGGCGCAAGTGCCAGACTCTCTACAACTGGATAACATTAAAACCCAGTTGGATTTAATCTTGATGGCGCTGGAAGCCTTGGCGGGTATTGGTTCGGAAGCCATGCTACAAGCGGCGGCTGACTTAAATTTAGAGTCAGTGGTGTCCGATCGCGTCGGGTTATGGCGTCTGCGTCAGTCTAACCCCCAGCGTAAAAGTTCCGGGGGGCGCAAAAAATTGGATGTGGAAGAAGCGCGATCGCTGGTTTTGATTATTTGCCATTTAGCTAAACAGCATCAGGAACTCATCCGTCGGGCTGTAACCCTATTAGAACAAATGACCGAACAAAATAGTGAGCCCCATCGTACTGCTTTGTTAGGAGATTATCTGGATACATTTGTTAACACCTATCAGGAACGGATGGAGCAAGGAGACGAGGTATCCATGGATGTACTCAATCAACTGGCATTCAAATTACTCATTGATTTACTCTTCTACAGTGATTCTCATGGTCATCGGCGTCTCTGGTTAGCCTTATTGGGTTCAGCGTCTGCGTAG
- a CDS encoding DUF4335 domain-containing protein, with the protein MPLSSSVLRRYTPPTCTLEIVAKTSPLSRWVGKSVVKDLRFELHFDDPRQPDEKLVTIKGDRTELDVLYEAVSHYVQNFLNTSPQPLSWTNLTSSVQPDNPSEFESNIPEPASPISLVTSDQPQDNQESKLPSTKLQPLKQWAIPLGITLQPKGLVTHELILGQLANEDSGSVVYLSVLQLFDLATALDDYAAEILALPNLNRAGKAKVLPLWTKAAAAVVLAVGVTTAGVRWFNQSQLTQETASLSSASDSAEEVPSNLAQELPTPTPSPLPSPPSPIPTPTVPPSLANAPTVPPPKPVKPPAPSTRSSSPAPAPQRREIAITPPPQRPPAQPAPSTPASPSTSLPTQPSRPPAPPPSTTQGSSRPQAQTTPPPLPIFPPLDVTPATPERPESTNRLPVITRRPSPSTDTEPNTLGNNDAATGRLFDTIPQVAQARNYLQQRWQPPEDLTKVLEYQLFIAPDGSIERIIPLGQASQVHIEKTGIPLVGKPFVSPIQGDKNPTIRVVLNPDGQVETFLEEMQ; encoded by the coding sequence ATGCCCTTATCTAGCTCAGTTCTACGCCGCTATACGCCACCCACCTGCACTCTGGAAATCGTGGCAAAAACGTCACCCCTGTCGCGTTGGGTGGGGAAGTCTGTTGTTAAAGACTTACGGTTTGAATTACATTTTGATGATCCGCGACAGCCTGACGAAAAGCTAGTGACGATAAAAGGCGATCGCACAGAACTGGATGTCTTATATGAGGCAGTAAGTCACTACGTCCAAAACTTCCTCAACACCTCTCCCCAACCCTTATCCTGGACTAATCTAACCTCTTCTGTACAACCTGATAATCCAAGTGAATTTGAATCTAATATCCCAGAACCCGCCTCTCCTATTTCATTAGTTACCTCTGATCAACCCCAAGACAATCAAGAGTCGAAGCTACCATCCACAAAATTACAACCTTTAAAACAGTGGGCAATTCCATTAGGTATTACGCTACAACCCAAAGGGTTAGTCACCCATGAATTAATTCTGGGTCAACTCGCAAACGAAGACTCTGGATCAGTTGTTTACTTAAGTGTCCTCCAACTGTTCGACTTAGCCACCGCTTTAGATGATTATGCCGCAGAAATTTTAGCCTTACCCAATCTGAATCGCGCTGGTAAAGCCAAAGTTTTACCCCTGTGGACAAAAGCCGCCGCCGCCGTTGTGTTAGCCGTAGGAGTAACGACGGCGGGTGTGAGATGGTTCAATCAATCCCAATTAACTCAGGAAACCGCAAGCCTCAGTTCAGCCTCAGATTCAGCCGAAGAAGTTCCCTCCAACCTGGCTCAAGAACTGCCCACACCAACACCATCCCCCTTACCTTCGCCACCTTCGCCAATTCCGACGCCAACGGTACCACCCTCGTTAGCCAACGCGCCCACAGTACCTCCCCCCAAACCCGTTAAACCCCCAGCACCATCGACTCGGAGTTCATCACCAGCACCAGCACCCCAACGTCGAGAGATTGCCATCACGCCTCCACCCCAGCGCCCTCCGGCTCAACCTGCGCCAAGTACACCAGCCTCTCCGTCAACTTCACTCCCTACCCAGCCTAGTCGCCCTCCAGCGCCGCCTCCTAGCACTACCCAAGGTTCATCTCGTCCTCAAGCGCAAACAACACCCCCACCTCTACCCATATTTCCTCCTCTCGATGTCACTCCGGCTACACCTGAACGCCCAGAATCGACAAATCGTCTGCCCGTTATCACCCGTCGTCCTTCTCCCTCAACAGATACAGAGCCAAACACGTTGGGTAATAATGATGCAGCCACAGGTAGACTCTTTGATACGATTCCCCAAGTCGCACAGGCGAGAAACTATCTGCAACAGCGATGGCAACCGCCAGAGGACTTGACAAAAGTGCTAGAGTATCAGCTATTTATTGCGCCAGATGGTTCCATTGAACGGATTATTCCTCTGGGACAAGCCTCACAAGTTCACATTGAAAAAACTGGTATTCCGTTAGTAGGTAAACCCTTTGTTTCACCCATTCAAGGAGACAAGAATCCCACAATTCGGGTTGTCCTGAATCCGGATGGTCAAGTTGAGACATTTTTGGAGGAGATGCAATGA
- a CDS encoding B12-binding domain-containing radical SAM protein encodes MRVLLLYPQFPKSFWSFDKAIELVGRKVTLPPLGMITVAAILPQTWEFRLVDRNARLETQADWDWADLVIVSGMIVQKPDLLHIIREAKQRGKTVAAGGPYFTSVPETALQAGVDFLILDEGEITLPKFVEALERGETSGVLRSDGEKPDVTNTPIPRYDLLNLSDYSDMSVQFSRGCPFQCEFCDIIVLYGRKPRTKSPEQLLAELQRLYDLGWRRSIFLVDDNFIGNKRNVKLLLREMGPWMAERGYPFRLSTEASVDLAQDQELLNLMIAANFTGVFLGIETPDTESLSLTQKFQNTRNSLMEAVQTINKTGLRVMAGFIIGFDGEKPGAGDRIIEFVEATAIPQAMVSMLQALPNTALWHRLKREERLLEEDKEANIHQGTLINFIPTRPVEELAREYVSCFWELYEPHRYLGRVHRHFLQMQPTPHKRKFKIPDWTTLRALLIIMWRQGVKRYTRFQFWRQLFSILRKNPRIFERYIVNCAHLEHFLEYRQIVRDNIEAQLAEYLAEKAKLSAEVRPKELVS; translated from the coding sequence ATGCGCGTTTTACTCCTCTATCCCCAGTTTCCCAAATCCTTCTGGTCTTTTGACAAAGCCATCGAACTGGTTGGACGCAAGGTAACTCTGCCACCCTTGGGTATGATTACAGTGGCAGCGATCTTGCCTCAGACGTGGGAATTTCGTTTGGTAGACCGGAATGCAAGGTTAGAAACTCAAGCCGATTGGGATTGGGCAGATTTAGTCATTGTCTCCGGGATGATTGTGCAGAAACCTGATTTGCTGCACATCATTCGGGAAGCCAAGCAGCGCGGGAAGACAGTTGCAGCCGGAGGTCCCTATTTTACCTCTGTACCCGAGACAGCATTACAAGCGGGGGTCGATTTTCTAATTTTGGATGAGGGAGAAATTACCTTACCCAAATTTGTCGAAGCGCTAGAACGAGGAGAAACCTCTGGTGTACTCCGTTCTGATGGAGAAAAGCCGGATGTCACCAATACCCCGATTCCTCGCTATGACTTACTGAATTTAAGTGACTACAGTGATATGTCGGTACAGTTTTCTAGAGGCTGTCCGTTTCAGTGTGAGTTTTGTGACATTATTGTCCTGTATGGGCGCAAGCCGCGCACGAAAAGCCCAGAACAACTACTCGCCGAATTACAACGACTCTATGACTTGGGGTGGCGGCGTTCGATTTTCCTAGTGGATGATAATTTTATTGGCAATAAGCGGAACGTCAAGCTATTACTGCGAGAAATGGGTCCCTGGATGGCGGAACGCGGCTATCCGTTCCGCTTAAGCACAGAAGCTTCCGTCGATTTGGCACAGGATCAGGAATTGCTGAATCTGATGATAGCGGCTAACTTTACGGGTGTGTTTTTGGGAATTGAAACACCGGATACGGAGAGTTTATCCCTGACTCAAAAATTCCAGAATACTCGCAACTCCCTGATGGAAGCCGTACAAACGATAAATAAGACTGGACTGCGGGTGATGGCAGGCTTTATTATTGGCTTTGATGGGGAAAAACCCGGAGCAGGCGATCGCATCATCGAGTTTGTAGAAGCCACAGCGATTCCTCAAGCCATGGTAAGTATGCTGCAGGCGTTACCCAATACGGCGTTATGGCATCGACTTAAGCGAGAGGAGCGTCTGTTAGAAGAAGATAAGGAAGCCAATATTCACCAAGGAACCCTAATTAATTTTATCCCCACTCGTCCTGTCGAAGAACTGGCTCGCGAATATGTCAGTTGTTTCTGGGAACTGTATGAACCTCACCGCTATTTGGGGCGTGTGCATCGCCATTTCCTCCAGATGCAACCCACGCCGCACAAACGTAAATTCAAGATACCAGATTGGACAACTCTGCGGGCGCTATTAATTATTATGTGGCGACAGGGAGTCAAGCGTTACACTCGGTTCCAATTTTGGCGTCAATTATTCTCAATTTTACGGAAAAATCCCCGCATTTTTGAGCGTTATATCGTCAATTGCGCTCATCTAGAACATTTTCTGGAGTACCGTCAAATTGTTCGGGATAATATTGAAGCACAATTAGCGGAGTATTTAGCCGAAAAAGCCAAGCTTTCTGCTGAAGTGAGACCAAAAGAATTAGTCAGCTAG